Proteins from a genomic interval of Psychrobacter urativorans:
- the carB gene encoding carbamoyl-phosphate synthase large subunit — protein MPKRTDIKSILIIGAGPIVIGQACEFDYSGAQACKALKEEGYRVILVNSNPATIMTDPAMADATYIEPITWQTVEQIIAKERPDAILPTMGGQTALNCALELDKHGVLTKYNCELIGATKESIEMAEDRNLFDKAMKRIGLECPRAETAETMEEAFITQEKMGYPCIIRPSFTMGGSGGGIAYNRDEFIEICERGFDLSPNHQLLIDESLIGWKEYEMEVVRDKNDNCIIICAIENFDPMGVHTGDSITIAPAQTLTDKEYQIMRNASIAVLREIGVETGGSNVQFGIDPETGRMVVIEMNPRVSRSSALASKATGFPIAKIAAKLAIGYTLDELQNDITGGKTPASFEPALDYVVTKIPRFNFEKFPQADNVLSTQMKSVGEVMAIGRNFQESMQKALRGMETGSDGFDEQIDLTQVPADKARNEITNRLTIPTPERIYYVADAFRIGMSVDDVFNLTKIDPWFLVQIEDIVKTEATVKTLGFGGLTENNLRRFKRKGLSDLRLAKLLGVSQKQLRAKRWDLGVHPVYKRVDTCAAEFETSTAYMYSTYDSECEAKPTDKKKIMVIGSGPNRIGQGIEFDYCCVHAALAMREDGYETIMVNCNPETVSTDYDISDRLYFEPITLEDVLEIVRIEQPDGVIVQFGGQTPLKLARALEAAGVKIIGTSPDAIDRAEDRERFQHMIQQLNLTQPTNALATSLEDGLVKAKDVGYPLVVRPSYVLGGRAMEIVYNEDELKHYLRTAVQASNEAPVLLDRFLDDAIEVDVDCICDGTDVVIGGIMQHIEQAGVHSGDSACSLPPYSLSEELCNVMRAQTVAMAKELGVVGLMNVQFAVKGETVYILEVNPRAARTVPFVSKCIGTSLAKVAARCMAGTSLKDQGFTKEIVPSFFAVKEAVFPFAKFPGVDPILSPEMKSTGEVMGVGKTFGEAFYKAIIGSNERLPGLPTEGETKTVFISVRDSDKEQITPIARQLIDYGFNIVATTGTQKVLAANGIDCKQINKVTEGRPHIVDALKNGKIDLIINTTEGKQAQEDSFSIRRSALQGKVFYVTTLGAADAVCKSYAIDLPFEVYKLQDLHAQAKGLDVAE, from the coding sequence ATGCCAAAACGTACCGACATAAAAAGTATTCTTATCATTGGCGCAGGTCCTATCGTCATCGGTCAAGCGTGCGAGTTTGACTATTCAGGCGCACAAGCATGTAAAGCTCTAAAAGAAGAAGGCTACCGCGTCATCTTGGTCAACTCAAATCCTGCCACCATCATGACTGACCCAGCGATGGCAGATGCCACTTATATTGAGCCGATTACGTGGCAGACGGTTGAGCAAATCATCGCCAAAGAACGCCCTGACGCTATCTTGCCAACGATGGGCGGACAAACAGCGTTAAATTGTGCTTTAGAATTAGACAAGCATGGCGTATTGACCAAATACAATTGCGAATTGATTGGCGCGACCAAAGAGTCAATCGAGATGGCAGAAGACCGCAACTTGTTTGATAAAGCCATGAAGCGTATTGGGCTTGAATGTCCACGTGCTGAAACCGCTGAAACTATGGAAGAAGCGTTTATTACCCAAGAAAAAATGGGCTATCCGTGTATCATTCGTCCGTCATTTACCATGGGCGGTTCAGGTGGCGGTATCGCTTATAATCGCGATGAATTTATCGAGATTTGCGAGCGCGGTTTTGACTTATCGCCAAACCATCAGTTACTTATTGATGAGTCATTGATTGGTTGGAAAGAATACGAGATGGAAGTGGTTCGTGACAAAAATGACAACTGCATCATCATCTGTGCGATTGAAAACTTTGACCCGATGGGCGTGCATACAGGCGACTCTATCACGATTGCGCCCGCGCAAACGTTGACAGACAAAGAATATCAAATCATGCGTAACGCCTCAATCGCCGTATTGCGCGAGATTGGTGTTGAAACAGGTGGATCAAACGTGCAGTTTGGTATCGACCCTGAAACGGGTCGTATGGTCGTCATTGAGATGAATCCACGCGTATCGCGTTCATCCGCATTGGCATCAAAAGCGACTGGCTTCCCGATTGCTAAAATCGCCGCCAAACTAGCGATTGGTTATACCTTAGATGAATTGCAAAATGACATCACTGGTGGCAAAACCCCTGCCAGCTTTGAGCCTGCACTTGACTATGTCGTTACCAAGATTCCACGCTTTAACTTTGAAAAATTCCCACAAGCGGATAATGTCTTATCAACGCAAATGAAGTCCGTTGGTGAAGTGATGGCAATTGGTCGTAACTTCCAAGAATCCATGCAAAAAGCCTTACGTGGCATGGAAACTGGCTCGGACGGTTTTGATGAGCAAATTGACTTAACCCAAGTCCCTGCTGATAAAGCCCGCAACGAAATTACCAACCGTCTAACTATCCCAACGCCAGAGCGCATCTACTATGTTGCTGACGCTTTCCGTATTGGTATGAGCGTTGATGACGTCTTTAATTTAACCAAAATTGACCCATGGTTCTTAGTACAAATTGAAGATATCGTCAAGACAGAAGCGACGGTTAAAACATTAGGCTTTGGCGGTTTAACTGAGAATAATTTACGTCGATTTAAACGTAAAGGCTTATCTGACTTACGTTTGGCGAAATTACTTGGCGTCTCACAAAAGCAATTGCGTGCTAAGCGTTGGGATTTAGGCGTACATCCGGTTTATAAGCGCGTTGATACTTGTGCAGCTGAATTTGAAACCAGCACCGCTTATATGTACTCAACTTATGATAGCGAATGTGAAGCCAAACCGACTGACAAGAAAAAAATCATGGTCATCGGTAGTGGTCCAAACCGTATCGGTCAAGGTATCGAGTTTGACTATTGCTGTGTGCACGCGGCACTTGCGATGCGTGAAGACGGCTACGAGACCATCATGGTCAACTGTAACCCTGAAACGGTTTCAACTGATTATGACATCTCAGACCGCTTGTATTTTGAGCCAATTACGTTAGAAGACGTGTTAGAAATTGTCCGTATTGAGCAGCCTGATGGCGTTATCGTGCAATTTGGTGGGCAAACCCCATTGAAATTGGCACGTGCCCTTGAAGCCGCTGGTGTTAAAATCATCGGTACTAGCCCTGATGCCATTGACCGTGCTGAAGACCGTGAACGCTTCCAACATATGATTCAGCAGTTAAATCTAACTCAACCAACTAATGCGCTTGCTACTAGCTTAGAAGATGGCTTGGTTAAAGCAAAAGATGTGGGTTATCCACTGGTTGTACGCCCATCATACGTCCTTGGCGGTCGTGCTATGGAAATCGTTTATAACGAAGACGAGCTAAAACATTACCTGCGTACTGCTGTTCAAGCTTCTAATGAAGCGCCTGTATTGCTTGACCGTTTCTTAGACGATGCCATCGAGGTTGACGTCGATTGTATCTGTGACGGTACGGATGTGGTCATTGGCGGTATCATGCAGCATATCGAACAAGCAGGCGTGCACTCAGGTGATTCAGCATGTTCATTGCCACCGTATTCATTATCAGAAGAATTATGTAATGTGATGCGCGCACAAACCGTTGCCATGGCAAAAGAGCTTGGTGTGGTTGGTTTGATGAACGTGCAGTTCGCGGTCAAAGGCGAAACCGTTTATATCTTAGAAGTGAATCCACGTGCCGCGCGTACCGTGCCGTTTGTTTCTAAATGTATTGGTACGTCATTGGCTAAAGTTGCCGCACGTTGTATGGCAGGCACGTCACTAAAAGACCAAGGTTTTACCAAAGAAATCGTGCCTTCTTTCTTTGCCGTCAAAGAAGCAGTCTTCCCGTTTGCTAAATTCCCTGGTGTCGATCCAATCTTGAGCCCTGAGATGAAATCAACAGGTGAAGTGATGGGCGTGGGCAAAACCTTTGGCGAAGCGTTCTACAAAGCCATTATCGGTAGTAATGAGCGTTTGCCAGGTTTGCCGACTGAAGGCGAAACCAAAACCGTCTTTATCTCTGTACGCGATAGCGACAAAGAACAAATTACCCCTATTGCGCGTCAGCTTATCGACTACGGCTTTAACATTGTCGCGACTACGGGTACGCAAAAAGTATTGGCTGCCAACGGTATTGACTGTAAGCAAATCAATAAAGTCACCGAAGGGCGTCCACATATCGTTGATGCGCTAAAAAATGGCAAAATCGACCTGATTATTAACACCACCGAAGGCAAGCAAGCGCAAGAGGATTCGTTCTCTATCCGCCGTAGTGCCCTGCAAGGTAAAGTGTTCTACGTCACGACATTGGGCGCAGCAGATGCCGTTTGTAAATCTTATGCGATTGACTTGCCGTTTGAAGTCTATAAATTGCAAGATTTACATGCACAAGCAAAGGGTCTTGACGTCGCCGAATAA
- the greA gene encoding transcription elongation factor GreA, producing MQRYPMTPQGHAALEAELKQLKSIDRPRITASIAEAREHGDLKENAEYHAAREQQGFCEARIRDIEAKLGGAQVIDPATLPQEGRVVFGVTVVIENMDTEEEKQYKIVGDDEADFKSGKISVNSPIARGLIGKSKGDEARIETPRGVVEYEIMEVVYG from the coding sequence ATGCAACGTTACCCAATGACTCCGCAAGGACATGCCGCTTTAGAGGCCGAATTAAAACAATTAAAAAGTATTGACCGCCCACGTATCACTGCCTCTATCGCAGAAGCGCGCGAACATGGCGACTTAAAAGAAAATGCTGAATATCATGCTGCTCGTGAACAACAAGGATTTTGTGAAGCGCGTATCCGTGACATCGAAGCCAAACTTGGTGGCGCACAGGTCATCGATCCGGCAACGCTGCCGCAAGAAGGGCGCGTCGTCTTTGGTGTGACCGTCGTTATTGAAAATATGGATACCGAAGAAGAAAAACAATACAAAATCGTTGGTGATGATGAAGCGGATTTTAAATCAGGCAAAATATCTGTCAACTCACCGATTGCGCGTGGTCTGATTGGTAAATCTAAAGGTGATGAAGCACGTATTGAAACCCCAAGAGGTGTGGTTGAATACGAAATCATGGAAGTGGTTTACGGTTAA
- a CDS encoding glycosyltransferase family 4 protein gives MIVMRLLSSLKHDESERGIFYLGRALVKNGHTSIIVSSADDDNDLVKRLERDGNLYHQLHMYKKSWMALLQVAPLRHLIEQYNPDVIHVHSRTPAWILHLALRRARVKTRPKIVSTMYGFYPINKYSQALLDVDTVITVSDSVTNYLKKGLRHEHISPKVIKRIYRGIDIRRYPYRHNPSVYWLRHIFAEYPELENKKWLVFPTVIGNEYGQEWLIDILGNLKEQFPNIHAIIMDEDYREGDVAHEDFRQRSNTLNLGENITYVGSKRNDMREWLSAANIVMALANQPESIGINALQAIHLGTPVIGWDQAAFSEILKPLYPQGLVKKYNAHALCKAVKNQLEGVTRPEMTDQFTMREMIKETLAVYYDLYEQTLEEQQLIKTSQASHKLTKNMKSVFSNTIETAEQAPTKVNIQKTTAVAISLVKPKSATDADTPQAPIVKPPQK, from the coding sequence ATGATAGTGATGCGCTTATTATCGTCTTTAAAACATGATGAATCCGAACGGGGTATCTTTTATCTTGGGCGTGCATTGGTTAAAAATGGTCATACATCGATTATCGTCTCCAGCGCTGATGACGATAACGATTTGGTAAAACGTCTAGAGCGTGATGGTAACCTCTATCATCAACTACATATGTATAAAAAATCATGGATGGCGCTGTTACAAGTTGCACCATTGCGACATCTAATTGAGCAATATAATCCTGACGTCATTCACGTTCACTCGCGCACGCCAGCGTGGATATTGCATTTAGCGCTGCGCCGCGCCCGTGTTAAAACCAGACCAAAAATCGTCTCCACGATGTATGGTTTTTATCCCATTAATAAATATTCGCAAGCGCTGCTCGATGTCGATACGGTTATTACCGTGTCTGATAGTGTGACCAATTATCTAAAAAAAGGGTTGCGTCATGAGCATATTAGTCCCAAAGTCATCAAACGTATCTACCGCGGTATTGATATACGCCGTTATCCTTATCGCCACAATCCCTCGGTATATTGGCTTCGGCACATCTTTGCAGAATATCCTGAGCTTGAAAATAAAAAATGGCTGGTCTTTCCAACGGTTATCGGCAATGAATATGGACAAGAATGGCTCATCGATATATTAGGCAACCTCAAAGAACAATTTCCTAATATTCACGCCATCATTATGGATGAAGATTATAGAGAGGGAGATGTGGCACACGAGGATTTTCGCCAGCGCAGCAATACCCTGAATCTTGGTGAAAACATTACTTATGTCGGCAGCAAGCGTAATGATATGCGCGAATGGCTATCCGCAGCAAACATCGTGATGGCACTGGCTAACCAACCAGAATCTATCGGTATCAATGCCCTGCAAGCCATTCATTTAGGAACGCCCGTGATTGGTTGGGATCAAGCGGCATTTAGTGAGATTTTAAAGCCGCTTTATCCGCAAGGCTTGGTCAAAAAATACAATGCCCATGCCTTATGTAAAGCGGTTAAAAACCAGCTCGAAGGCGTGACTCGTCCTGAAATGACTGACCAATTTACCATGCGCGAGATGATTAAAGAGACCCTTGCGGTCTACTATGATTTATACGAGCAGACGTTAGAAGAACAGCAACTCATAAAGACCAGTCAAGCATCACACAAACTGACGAAAAACATGAAGTCAGTGTTTAGTAACACTATCGAAACGGCGGAGCAAGCGCCTACTAAAGTCAATATACAAAAGACGACAGCAGTGGCTATCTCACTTGTCAAACCAAAATCAGCAACTGATGCCGATACTCCGCAAGCGCCTATCGTAAAACCACCGCAGAAATAG
- a CDS encoding NAD-dependent succinate-semialdehyde dehydrogenase, with translation MLKLSNPDLLKQQCLIKDGWHDSSNAASIDVTNPFNGKIIGTIPSLTEQDIKDTVAYSHAVQQEWAAKTAQERADLLQKWADLIDANKEDLAILMTAEQGKPISESRGEMGYANSFIRWFAEEGKRIYGDVIPATKAQLRHVILKQPVGVCAAITPWNFPAAMITRKAAPALAAGCTIIIKPATETPFSALALGVLAEQAGIPAGVIQVVTGKSSVIGDILTGDARIQKLSFTGSTEVGRTLMAQCAPTVKKLSLELGGNAPFIVFDDANLEKAAEGLIASKFRNAGQTCVCANRIYVQASIKEQFLDIFVKKVQALKVGNGANEGVDIGPLINQDALEKVQALLQDAVDKGAKLVTGGDKNKASELSFNPTVITDISLDMDIASEEIFGPVATIFVFETEEEAIRAANDTIYGLASYFYSRDFARAWRVTEGLEYGIIGHNTGLISTEVAPFGGVKQSGFGREGSKYGIEEYVVTKYWCSDIS, from the coding sequence ATGTTAAAACTTTCAAACCCTGATTTACTCAAACAACAGTGCCTAATTAAAGATGGTTGGCATGATTCCAGTAATGCTGCCAGTATTGACGTGACCAATCCATTTAACGGTAAGATTATTGGTACTATTCCCAGTTTAACCGAACAAGATATCAAGGATACGGTGGCTTACTCTCATGCTGTACAACAGGAGTGGGCGGCAAAAACGGCACAAGAACGCGCTGATTTATTGCAAAAATGGGCGGATTTGATTGATGCAAATAAAGAAGACTTGGCTATTTTAATGACCGCTGAGCAAGGCAAACCTATCAGCGAGTCACGCGGTGAGATGGGTTATGCCAATAGCTTTATCCGCTGGTTTGCGGAAGAAGGTAAACGCATTTATGGCGATGTTATCCCAGCGACTAAAGCGCAGCTGCGTCATGTGATTTTAAAGCAGCCCGTTGGCGTTTGCGCAGCGATTACGCCTTGGAATTTTCCAGCAGCAATGATTACCCGCAAAGCTGCACCGGCTTTGGCAGCAGGATGTACGATTATTATTAAGCCCGCTACGGAAACACCATTTTCTGCATTGGCACTGGGTGTGTTGGCAGAGCAAGCAGGGATTCCAGCAGGGGTTATTCAAGTCGTTACTGGTAAATCGTCCGTTATCGGTGACATTTTAACCGGTGATGCCCGCATTCAAAAATTGTCCTTTACTGGTTCGACTGAAGTTGGACGCACCTTAATGGCACAGTGCGCACCGACGGTTAAAAAGCTCTCTCTGGAGCTGGGTGGCAACGCGCCTTTTATCGTATTTGATGATGCCAATTTAGAAAAAGCGGCTGAGGGTCTGATTGCTTCCAAGTTTCGTAATGCAGGGCAAACGTGCGTTTGTGCCAATCGAATTTATGTACAAGCGAGTATCAAGGAGCAATTTTTAGATATCTTTGTCAAAAAAGTGCAAGCATTAAAAGTAGGCAATGGTGCCAATGAAGGGGTCGATATCGGACCTTTAATCAATCAAGATGCGTTAGAAAAAGTCCAAGCCTTACTACAGGATGCCGTTGATAAAGGCGCAAAATTAGTCACTGGCGGTGATAAAAATAAGGCGTCCGAGCTAAGCTTTAACCCAACAGTGATTACCGATATCAGTCTTGATATGGATATTGCGAGCGAAGAGATATTCGGACCCGTGGCGACTATTTTCGTTTTCGAGACCGAAGAAGAGGCGATTCGTGCTGCTAATGATACTATTTATGGCTTGGCATCTTACTTTTATAGTCGCGACTTTGCGCGTGCTTGGCGTGTCACCGAGGGGCTTGAATATGGCATTATTGGGCACAATACGGGTCTGATTTCGACCGAAGTGGCACCATTTGGTGGCGTAAAGCAGTCAGGGTTTGGACGCGAAGGTTCTAAATACGGCATCGAAGAGTATGTGGTGACCAAATATTGGTGTTCTGATATTAGCTGA
- a CDS encoding FMN-binding glutamate synthase family protein: MPESRTTLNPTSEHNAPYLIGMLLRYSTFGAAILLLLAGLLLLKWWLIAIGGFGVALGIYDVLQSKHAILKNYPVAGHIRYVLEDFRPEIRQYLLENDKEQVPFSRQQRALVYQRAKNVSDTNAFGSLDNLYAHGKEWFLQSAISEPIQNQNFRIIVGGEHCLQPHDMSVFNISAMSFGSLSANAIMALNQGAKMGGFTHDTGEGAISPYHRKFGGDLIWELGTGYFGCRDATGHFDPQSFAEKAVDPQVKMIEIKLSQGAKPGKGGVLPSEKITQEIADTRQVPMGQDCVSPSSHTAFSNPRELVAFWQQLRELSGGKPVGFKLCIGQPWQFMAIVKAMIEADNYPDFIVIDGAEGGTGAAPVEFMDNVGMPMVDGFLLVHNTLVGSGIRDKIKLGVSGKIVSGFDIARMIALGADWCNSARGFMFAVGCIQSRSCHTNTCPTGVATQDPYRQKALDVPSKAERVASFHKNTLKSLAGIVGAVGLQHPSQLQPYHIARRLDDGQIKLLSKFFYFTDEGALLDHSARADVFNQMWVMANPASFLADNDALIAYNKDSRDKGKETKAPTIETVFSKVSHSDGGRLTGNINHTFRDLPDTTS, encoded by the coding sequence ATGCCCGAATCTCGTACCACTCTAAACCCTACGTCTGAACATAATGCGCCCTATTTAATAGGGATGTTACTGCGCTATAGTACCTTTGGCGCAGCAATATTACTGCTGTTAGCGGGATTATTATTATTAAAATGGTGGCTGATTGCCATTGGTGGCTTTGGGGTCGCTTTGGGCATTTATGATGTGCTGCAATCAAAGCATGCCATCTTAAAAAACTATCCGGTCGCTGGTCATATTCGCTACGTGTTAGAGGACTTTCGTCCTGAGATTCGTCAATATTTGCTCGAGAATGACAAAGAGCAAGTGCCGTTTTCGCGCCAGCAGCGTGCACTGGTATATCAACGTGCCAAAAACGTCAGTGATACCAATGCTTTTGGTTCGCTTGATAATTTATATGCGCATGGCAAAGAGTGGTTTTTACAATCCGCCATCAGCGAGCCTATTCAAAATCAGAACTTCCGTATTATTGTCGGTGGTGAACATTGTTTACAGCCGCATGATATGTCGGTGTTTAATATCTCAGCGATGAGCTTTGGCAGCTTATCCGCTAATGCCATCATGGCGCTGAACCAAGGCGCAAAAATGGGTGGCTTTACTCACGACACAGGCGAAGGCGCTATTAGCCCTTATCATCGTAAATTTGGTGGGGATTTAATTTGGGAGCTAGGAACAGGCTACTTTGGCTGTCGTGATGCTACTGGTCATTTTGACCCGCAGTCTTTTGCCGAAAAAGCCGTTGACCCGCAAGTTAAAATGATTGAAATTAAACTGTCACAAGGGGCTAAACCGGGTAAAGGTGGCGTGTTGCCGAGTGAGAAAATCACCCAAGAGATTGCGGATACGCGTCAAGTGCCAATGGGGCAAGATTGCGTGTCGCCCTCCTCACATACGGCATTTAGCAACCCGCGCGAGTTGGTTGCATTTTGGCAACAGCTGCGTGAATTATCAGGCGGTAAACCGGTTGGCTTTAAGCTGTGTATTGGTCAGCCATGGCAGTTTATGGCCATTGTTAAAGCCATGATTGAAGCGGATAATTATCCTGATTTTATCGTGATTGATGGTGCTGAAGGTGGAACCGGTGCAGCGCCAGTAGAATTTATGGACAATGTGGGCATGCCAATGGTTGATGGATTCTTATTGGTGCACAACACTTTAGTTGGCTCTGGTATCCGTGACAAAATTAAACTTGGCGTTAGCGGTAAAATCGTCTCGGGCTTTGATATTGCGCGCATGATTGCCTTGGGCGCAGATTGGTGTAACTCAGCACGTGGCTTTATGTTTGCCGTTGGTTGTATTCAATCACGCTCATGTCATACTAATACCTGCCCAACAGGCGTTGCTACCCAAGACCCGTATCGCCAAAAGGCATTAGATGTGCCAAGTAAAGCTGAGCGCGTGGCAAGCTTTCATAAAAATACGCTCAAATCACTGGCTGGTATTGTGGGCGCTGTTGGGTTACAACATCCAAGCCAATTGCAACCCTATCATATCGCGCGTCGCTTAGATGATGGACAAATTAAACTATTATCAAAGTTCTTTTATTTTACTGATGAGGGGGCACTGCTTGACCACAGTGCTCGCGCTGATGTATTTAATCAAATGTGGGTTATGGCAAATCCGGCTAGTTTCTTAGCTGATAATGATGCGCTGATTGCTTACAATAAAGACTCGCGTGACAAAGGTAAAGAAACCAAAGCACCGACGATAGAAACGGTATTTAGTAAAGTTAGCCACAGCGATGGTGGTAGATTGACTGGCAATATTAATCATACCTTTCGTGATTTACCCGATACGACAAGCTAG
- a CDS encoding phosphodiester glycosidase family protein, with product MSRSIFTLPIMSLLALTITVSVSACQPSASNDAETNAEPWSCKEASSPFAYSVCRVNADVLTRGKNINGGYSLQLFWQEADNKSPLLTFDKLLATLPASQSLAFAMNAGMYNEHYAPIGYTVINGKEVRALNLKEGGGNFHLLPNGVMWWDKAGQVQITESQTLNEQLKNGSVKPWFATQSGPMLVINDKIHPKFNANSTSAKFRNGTGVCSDGSIQFVNSTEPVTFYQLAALFKDTLQCPNALFLDGGIASALYAPTIDKHDKKDMGVMIGLIETKK from the coding sequence ATGTCACGTTCTATTTTTACTTTACCTATCATGAGCTTACTCGCGCTTACTATTACGGTAAGCGTCAGTGCTTGTCAGCCGTCAGCGTCTAATGACGCTGAAACTAACGCTGAGCCTTGGTCATGTAAAGAAGCATCGTCACCCTTTGCTTATAGCGTTTGCCGCGTGAATGCAGACGTTTTAACAAGAGGCAAGAATATAAATGGTGGGTATTCATTGCAATTATTTTGGCAAGAAGCGGATAATAAATCCCCGCTGCTGACCTTTGACAAATTATTGGCTACCTTACCCGCGTCACAGAGTTTAGCATTTGCCATGAACGCTGGGATGTATAACGAGCACTATGCGCCAATTGGTTATACCGTCATTAACGGCAAAGAGGTTCGAGCATTAAATCTCAAAGAAGGCGGTGGCAATTTTCATTTATTGCCCAATGGAGTCATGTGGTGGGATAAGGCAGGTCAGGTACAAATTACTGAAAGTCAGACATTAAATGAGCAGCTCAAAAATGGCAGCGTAAAACCATGGTTTGCTACTCAATCCGGTCCCATGCTCGTCATCAATGATAAAATTCATCCTAAGTTCAATGCTAATAGCACCTCCGCAAAGTTTCGGAATGGCACAGGCGTTTGTAGTGATGGCAGCATCCAGTTTGTAAACAGTACTGAACCTGTCACTTTTTATCAATTGGCGGCACTATTTAAAGATACCTTACAGTGTCCAAATGCATTATTTTTAGATGGCGGTATTGCATCAGCATTATATGCGCCAACTATCGATAAACATGATAAAAAAGATATGGGCGTCATGATTGGTCTGATTGAGACGAAAAAGTAA
- the ychF gene encoding redox-regulated ATPase YchF, with protein MGFNCGIVGLPNVGKSTLFNALTKAGIAAENFPFCTKDPNTGIVPVPDPRLKKLSDIVNPERVLPTTMEFVDIAGLVAGASKGEGMGNQFLANIRETDAIAHVVRCFDDDNVVHVDGRVSPIDDIETINTELALADLEAVERAIHNLTKKAKGGDKDAQAMLDVFKKIEPLLADGQAARAANLDADEKKLIRSYGLITLKPTMYIANVSEDGFENNPYLDAVRNYATGDDAIVIALCNQIESEIAQLDEDDKKDFLAEMGMEEAGLDQVIRGGYDLLDMQTYFTAGVKEVRAWTVAVGATAPQAAGVIHTDFERGFIRAEVIAYDDFIENNGEKGAAAAGKSRLEGKTYIVQDGDVMHFRFNV; from the coding sequence ATGGGTTTTAACTGCGGCATCGTCGGTCTACCAAACGTGGGTAAATCCACTTTATTCAATGCCTTGACCAAAGCGGGAATCGCTGCTGAGAACTTCCCCTTTTGTACCAAAGATCCCAATACTGGTATCGTTCCTGTACCTGACCCACGCTTAAAAAAGCTGTCTGATATCGTCAATCCTGAGCGCGTCTTACCGACTACGATGGAATTTGTTGACATTGCAGGCTTGGTCGCTGGCGCGTCAAAAGGCGAAGGCATGGGCAATCAATTTTTAGCCAATATCCGCGAAACGGATGCGATTGCTCACGTGGTACGCTGCTTTGATGATGATAATGTGGTACACGTTGACGGTCGCGTCAGCCCGATTGATGATATCGAAACCATCAATACTGAATTGGCATTAGCCGACCTTGAAGCGGTTGAACGTGCCATCCACAACTTGACCAAAAAAGCCAAAGGCGGCGATAAAGACGCGCAAGCCATGCTTGATGTGTTCAAAAAAATTGAGCCATTATTAGCAGACGGTCAGGCGGCACGCGCAGCTAACTTGGATGCTGATGAGAAAAAACTGATTAGAAGCTATGGTTTAATTACCCTTAAACCGACCATGTATATCGCCAACGTCAGCGAAGATGGTTTTGAAAACAATCCTTATCTTGATGCGGTACGCAATTATGCAACTGGCGACGATGCTATCGTTATCGCTTTATGTAACCAAATCGAATCTGAAATCGCGCAGTTGGATGAAGACGATAAAAAAGACTTCTTGGCTGAAATGGGCATGGAAGAAGCAGGTCTAGATCAAGTTATTCGCGGTGGTTATGACTTACTGGATATGCAAACTTACTTTACCGCTGGTGTAAAAGAAGTCCGTGCTTGGACGGTTGCTGTGGGCGCAACCGCTCCACAAGCAGCAGGCGTGATTCATACGGATTTCGAGCGCGGTTTTATTCGTGCTGAAGTGATTGCGTATGATGACTTTATTGAAAATAATGGTGAAAAAGGCGCAGCAGCAGCTGGTAAATCACGTTTGGAAGGCAAAACGTATATCGTTCAAGATGGCGATGTGATGCATTTCCGCTTTAACGTGTAA